aagagatgacGAAACCCTAACTTTTTTCTGTTCGTTTTGTTGAAAGTGATTTTAGTTGCGTTCCCTTCTTTATCTTTCTATTTACTcaagtctcttttttttttttttttttttaatgattctTTGACCTCATAGTTTTAATTTCGTACAACTACTACCAAATCGAAAACTTTATTCTGAAAAAATCTTATTCAAATAACAACGTTAGTAAAAAGTGCAATTGATACTTCAAAAACTAGAATACGATATATGAGCTAGTGTCATATATTAGACTATGATTTTGAAATGTATATGATATATGAGCTAGTGTCATATGAGAATTTGAAAGTTATGCATATATAACCaatgaaatacaaaattgTCTTTATTGCTATGTCTTAGAAAGTGGGAGATAATGTTGTTGGAGTAATCCTTAAGAAGCCTGAAAATGAAGTAATCCTATTCCTAACTGAATTATTTTAACTattgaaataaatttcaaGTTTGCTTTGGGTAAAATACTTAGCCaacttttattgattttttcattaaacttTAAGTATACACcatttgtttcatattattgtatgttttagccattttatttttgattcacaatataagatgttttgaagaaaaatatcaagttgctatgcaaaaattaaatttaagaaCTTTAGTGACTATTTATATTCTGCAGTAAACTTTTTCATTGGccaaattttctttaactaaatattaaataatgtttttaatatagaaaatataaaaacaaaactagaaattagggttcttcaaCACAAGGCAAGAACTTGATCCGTGAGGAGCGATGGGGGAGGTTCATATAGACGGTGCGAATCCAATTTTGCTTTAGGGTTTGGTGTATATAGTCAATTTTGTGTATAGCCCTGACTCGGATAAGCTTGTCTCAGGTAGGTCTCCAATGCCGGGACGTGTGTATCTGTGTTACGAGGTTGGTTCGTTTCCTGTGAATTTGATTCCTCCGCATATACGATGGGACGAGAAGAAAGAGCCTATGTACACGAGACATGAAGAGTGTGTTATGATGAGAAGACAAGTGAAGAAGAGcaaggttcttcttctccttgttgttcttgttcttgttctttttcaattcatCACTTCATTTTTGATGTTGATTTTTGTCGattctctgtgttatataatttagggttttgacaTCGATTTCACACAGTTTCGCTCTGTGTTCAATTACCGCCCTGTTGATTTAGACGATTTAGACTATAAAGAGTATTCTTTGGCAACAGAAACCACTACGGAGTTACTCAAGAGGCTGTCTCAAAACTCCCTTAAGAACTACAATTCAGAATTGGTCTGCTTTCAAattctctttgttgttgttttgatcaattttagttttacctgctgatgaaattgttttttttttgttgtgaaaaCAGTTTACAGAATATGAATTTCTCAAGGTTGTCAAAGCCAATACTTACATGTGTACTGGGCCTGGTAGAATGTATTTCATAACCTTTGAGGTTAGAGATCCTTACGATAACCTGCTAAAGCTCTTTCAAACTAGGGTCCGCCATGATTATGATGTTACGGATGACTACATATTATGCAGACCAAAGCCCTATCAGAAAGGTATTAttgttgttctcttctttctaCATGACGAATGTAATCCTTCTATTAGGccacatttttgtttatgaatcaGCAATTACGGTGTGCATTTGTAtaattctttctcttttggatCATCCTCTGCATATATGACTCTCTTTTGTAACGgtaaaatttgattgttttgtcaGTCAAATGCGTTGGATCTTCCAAGACACATAAAAGGTAAACCCGTCGTTTACTTTTGATTCATCTCTTCCTTTATGTTAATATACTCTCGAATCTCTTTTAATCTGTTCTCTTATGTTCATGATTTTTGCAGCTTGGCATAGGACCTTATGCGATATCCAATGTGGTTTTCTTGGTGAGCAGTGAGCTAAATTAGTGTTCATAGTTTATGGTAGAATTGTTCACTTATACTAGAGTACATGTGGCGCTCTAAGATATCATGTCTTGGGATACATTCGGACTAAGCTTCACCGATGTTCACCTATACTAATCCGCAAAAGTAATTGTTTCCGTATAATATATAGCCAGCTTTTGGATTGATCATAGATTTGTAGCAAAAtcctgtttttgtttcttatattctagaatgattttgaaattggTTATTATTCTATGTTTCTTTAACTATGGTCTCTGGAGTGCGTTGGAGACATGAGGGATGTCAAAACTAGAAATTAACTAAGGGTCAATTAAATATCgatgccaaaagaaaaagaaaaaaaaaactttacaaaggAGTATTTCACctttctatttatttactaCAATATATTATGAAGAGTTTTAAGGAATTCAAAGAGTGATTCATAG
This sequence is a window from Arabidopsis thaliana chromosome 1 sequence. Protein-coding genes within it:
- a CDS encoding Cystatin/monellin superfamily protein, encoding MGEVHIDGRSPMPGRVYLCYEVGSFPVNLIPPHIRWDEKKEPMYTRHEECVMMRRQVKKSKGFDIDFTQFRSVFNYRPVDLDDLDYKEYSLATETTTELLKRLSQNSLKNYNSELFTEYEFLKVVKANTYMCTGPGRMYFITFEVRDPYDNLLKLFQTRVRHDYDVTDDYILCRPKPYQKVKCVGSSKTHKSLA
- a CDS encoding Cystatin/monellin superfamily protein (Cystatin/monellin superfamily protein; FUNCTIONS IN: molecular_function unknown; INVOLVED IN: biological_process unknown; LOCATED IN: cellular_component unknown; CONTAINS InterPro DOMAIN/s: Cystatin-related, plant (InterPro:IPR006525); BEST Arabidopsis thaliana protein match is: Cystatin/monellin superfamily protein (TAIR:AT1G63190.1); Has 30201 Blast hits to 17322 proteins in 780 species: Archae - 12; Bacteria - 1396; Metazoa - 17338; Fungi - 3422; Plants - 5037; Viruses - 0; Other Eukaryotes - 2996 (source: NCBI BLink).); the encoded protein is MPGRVYLCYEVGSFPVNLIPPHIRWDEKKEPMYTRHEECVMMRRQVKKSKGFDIDFTQFRSVFNYRPVDLDDLDYKEYSLATETTTELLKRLSQNSLKNYNSELFTEYEFLKVVKANTYMCTGPGRMYFITFEVRDPYDNLLKLFQTRVRHDYDVTDDYILCRPKPYQKVKCVGSSKTHKSLA